A single Flavobacteriales bacterium DNA region contains:
- the paaN gene encoding phenylacetic acid degradation protein PaaN yields the protein MILADKHKKVLTEAIEAIHKRDFYSPFPEHPRAYPETADEEGRTKFGQMMNNEFTELGLNSDHWIGEEVSPYLQTGIGISYPQLSVEELINNANNAKSWKNVSIENRAGILIESLYRVEKRYFDIAYATMHTTGQSFMMAFQASGPHANDRALEAIAMGYHEISRFPNQVDWVKPMGKFDLTLHKTWKAVPKGIGLVIGCSTFPTWNTVPGMYASLITGNPVIVKPHPKAILPIAIVIAELRKVFVENNLDPNIVQMAVDTMNNPITKELAVADKIKLIDYTGGSLFGDYIESLNKTTFTEKAGVNSVIIDSVKDLNLVAQNIAFASSLYSGQMCTAPQNIFVSGEGVETENGMVTFDEVANAIANAVSGLVSHPKMGAGTLGGIQNDNTIKRIADSGDFGGKVLLEKQDVVNPEFENARIYSPKVIATDADNFEAFGHECFGPIIFIVKTKNREHSVEIAAEMAKTKGAITCSAYCTDEKMVNHIEEIMNNTFTPVSFNFGGAAFVNQHAAFSDFHVTGGNPSGNASFTNPEYINKRFVWVGNRFMK from the coding sequence ATGATTTTAGCAGATAAACACAAAAAAGTGTTGACCGAGGCCATCGAGGCAATCCATAAAAGAGATTTTTACAGCCCTTTTCCTGAGCATCCGCGAGCCTACCCCGAAACAGCCGATGAGGAAGGTAGAACCAAATTTGGGCAAATGATGAATAATGAATTTACCGAATTGGGTTTAAACAGCGACCATTGGATTGGCGAAGAGGTATCTCCATATCTGCAAACCGGCATTGGAATTTCGTATCCACAACTATCGGTTGAGGAACTAATTAACAATGCAAACAATGCCAAATCATGGAAAAATGTTTCGATTGAAAACCGTGCCGGAATTTTGATTGAATCACTGTATAGAGTAGAAAAAAGATATTTTGATATTGCCTATGCCACCATGCATACTACTGGGCAAAGCTTTATGATGGCTTTTCAGGCAAGTGGCCCGCACGCCAACGACAGAGCGTTGGAAGCTATTGCCATGGGATACCATGAAATATCGCGTTTTCCGAATCAGGTAGATTGGGTAAAACCCATGGGAAAATTTGATTTGACCCTCCACAAAACTTGGAAAGCAGTGCCAAAAGGAATAGGATTGGTTATTGGTTGCTCCACTTTCCCAACTTGGAACACGGTGCCGGGCATGTACGCCAGTTTAATTACCGGCAACCCTGTGATTGTGAAACCGCACCCAAAAGCCATATTGCCCATAGCCATTGTGATAGCTGAACTTAGAAAGGTGTTTGTTGAGAATAATCTCGACCCAAATATTGTTCAAATGGCGGTTGACACAATGAATAACCCAATAACAAAAGAATTGGCCGTTGCCGATAAAATAAAATTAATCGACTACACCGGTGGCAGCCTCTTTGGCGATTACATTGAATCGCTAAACAAAACAACATTTACCGAAAAAGCAGGAGTTAACAGTGTTATTATAGATTCCGTAAAAGACCTCAATTTGGTGGCTCAAAATATTGCCTTTGCCTCATCACTCTACTCTGGACAAATGTGTACCGCACCTCAAAACATTTTTGTTTCTGGCGAGGGTGTAGAAACCGAGAATGGCATGGTAACTTTTGATGAAGTGGCCAATGCCATAGCCAATGCGGTTAGCGGTTTAGTTTCGCACCCAAAAATGGGAGCCGGCACGTTGGGCGGCATTCAAAACGACAACACCATAAAACGAATTGCAGACAGCGGTGATTTTGGCGGAAAGGTTTTGCTGGAAAAGCAAGACGTTGTGAATCCTGAATTTGAAAATGCACGAATTTACTCTCCAAAGGTTATTGCAACCGATGCGGATAATTTTGAAGCCTTTGGTCATGAATGTTTTGGCCCAATTATTTTTATTGTAAAAACCAAAAACCGCGAACATTCGGTTGAAATTGCTGCCGAAATGGCCAAAACTAAAGGAGCAATAACCTGCTCGGCTTATTGCACCGACGAAAAAATGGTCAATCATATTGAAGAAATAATGAACAACACATTCACACCCGTTTCTTTCAATTTTGGTGGTGCAGCATTTGTCAATCAACATGCAGCGTTCAGTGATTTTCACGTTACGGGTGGTAATCCCTCGGGCAATGCCAGTTTTACAAATCCAGAATACATAAACAAACGATTTGTTTGGGTGGGAAATCGGTTTATGAAATAA
- a CDS encoding orotate phosphoribosyltransferase gives MIFESKISVKLAEYLLKIKAVKLEPNNPFTWSSGWKSPIYCDNRVTLSYPEIRKFIAQNLAEIVKKKFPEAQSLCGVATAGIAIGGLVADNLELPYSYCRPKPKDHGMKNQLEGRIEAGSNVVVVEDLISTGGSSLLVVNYLREAGYNVVGMISIFNYGFDVASKNFNQANCPFFSLSNYEALLPQAVAQNYIKQEDLPLLEAWRNDPANWG, from the coding sequence ATGATTTTTGAGTCAAAAATTTCGGTCAAATTAGCAGAATATTTATTAAAAATAAAAGCTGTTAAACTAGAACCTAACAATCCTTTTACATGGTCGAGTGGATGGAAATCTCCCATTTATTGCGACAATAGGGTTACTTTGTCTTATCCTGAAATACGAAAGTTTATTGCTCAAAACTTGGCAGAAATTGTGAAAAAAAAATTTCCGGAGGCTCAATCATTGTGTGGAGTGGCCACCGCAGGCATAGCCATTGGTGGTTTGGTGGCCGATAATTTGGAATTGCCCTACAGCTATTGTCGGCCAAAACCAAAAGACCATGGCATGAAAAATCAATTAGAAGGTAGAATTGAAGCCGGAAGCAACGTGGTGGTTGTGGAAGATTTAATTTCCACTGGAGGAAGTAGCCTTCTGGTAGTCAATTATTTACGTGAAGCGGGATATAATGTAGTGGGCATGATCTCCATTTTTAATTACGGATTTGATGTTGCCTCCAAGAACTTCAATCAAGCCAATTGTCCGTTTTTCAGTTTGTCAAATTACGAAGCACTTTTGCCACAAGCTGTAGCTCAAAATTACATTAAGCAAGAAGATTTGCCCCTGTTAGAAGCTTGGAGAAATGACCCTGCCAATTGGGGCTAA
- the coaD gene encoding pantetheine-phosphate adenylyltransferase, with product MTKIALFPGTFDPFTNGHLDIIEKGLSLFDHVIIAIGENANKKTMFPLEQRKQWIENCFIGQKNVEVRTYSGLTINFCKEIGATFILRGLRTVADFEYEKQIALVNSDQAPQIQTVFVLSEQKYTAVSSTVIRDLILHGGNYAKYLPAGVTVG from the coding sequence ATGACAAAAATCGCACTCTTTCCTGGCACGTTCGACCCATTTACCAATGGGCATTTAGACATTATCGAAAAAGGGCTTTCTCTTTTTGACCATGTTATTATTGCCATTGGTGAAAATGCCAATAAGAAAACGATGTTTCCACTGGAACAGCGAAAGCAGTGGATAGAGAATTGCTTTATTGGTCAAAAAAATGTTGAAGTTCGCACCTATTCAGGTTTGACTATTAATTTTTGCAAAGAGATTGGTGCCACTTTTATTTTGAGAGGCTTGCGTACCGTGGCTGATTTTGAATACGAAAAACAAATAGCCTTAGTAAACAGTGACCAAGCTCCGCAAATACAAACCGTATTTGTATTGAGCGAACAAAAATATACTGCCGTTAGCTCAACGGTAATTAGAGACCTTATTTTACATGGCGGCAATTATGCTAAATATCTACCTGCTGGTGTAACAGTTGGTTAA
- a CDS encoding NUDIX domain-containing protein, with protein sequence MQQKYKIFFRRHQFVFGNETDFVNPANVVVNVLTKALIKGLLEYLKKEKEPQMVLITETGGFVRFCELLKMVYAAGGAVFNTKGQLLLIRRNDLWDLPKGKLNKLEPASVGALREVEEECNVFDIKLEKKLDTTFHVYFEKKWLVKQTDWYKMTSANWQNAKPQLEEDIQEIKWVDPDNLDIAELDTYQSIRQVLNQLLHQQVDI encoded by the coding sequence ATGCAGCAAAAGTATAAAATATTCTTTCGCAGGCATCAGTTTGTGTTTGGCAATGAAACTGATTTTGTCAATCCGGCAAATGTTGTGGTTAATGTACTAACAAAGGCATTAATAAAGGGCTTGCTCGAATATTTGAAGAAGGAAAAGGAGCCACAAATGGTTCTTATTACGGAAACAGGAGGATTTGTTCGGTTTTGCGAATTGCTAAAAATGGTGTATGCCGCCGGAGGTGCGGTTTTTAATACCAAAGGGCAATTGCTTTTGATAAGGAGAAACGATTTGTGGGATCTACCAAAAGGAAAATTAAACAAATTGGAGCCGGCATCGGTGGGAGCTTTGCGGGAAGTGGAGGAGGAGTGCAACGTGTTCGACATCAAATTAGAAAAGAAATTAGATACCACTTTTCATGTCTATTTCGAGAAAAAATGGTTGGTAAAACAAACCGATTGGTATAAAATGACCTCTGCTAATTGGCAGAATGCAAAACCTCAATTGGAGGAAGATATTCAGGAAATAAAATGGGTTGACCCCGATAATTTGGATATTGCCGAATTAGACACCTACCAAAGCATACGACAGGTACTTAACCAACTGTTACACCAGCAGGTAGATATTTAG
- a CDS encoding adenosylhomocysteinase, with product MTTLTSSTNYKVKDINLADWGRKEIRLAEAEMPGLMSLRAEYGASQPLKGARIAGCLHMTIQTAVLIETLQALGAEVTWSSCNIFSTQDHAAAAIAAAGIPVFAWKGMNAEEFDWCIEQTLTAFKDGQPLNMILDDGGDLTNMVLDKYPELVPAIRGISEETTTGVLRLYERMKKGTLPLPAININDSVTKSKFDNKYGCKESAVDAIRRATDIMMAGKVAVVAGYGDVGKGTAQSLRGAGARVIVTEIDPICALQAAMDGFEVKKMENAIPRANIVVTATGNKDIITEAHFRAMNDKTIVCNIGHFDNEIDMAWLDKTFGNTKYEVKPQVDVYNVAGKEIIVLAEGRLVNLGCATGHPSFVMSNSFTNQTLAQLELWQNAENYENAVYTLPKHLDEKVAQLHLAKIGVELETLSVEQAEYIGVNIEGPFKSDMYRY from the coding sequence ATGACTACATTGACATCATCAACAAATTACAAAGTAAAAGACATTAATCTTGCCGATTGGGGTAGAAAAGAAATTAGACTGGCCGAGGCTGAAATGCCCGGTTTGATGAGTTTGAGAGCAGAATATGGTGCGAGCCAACCCCTTAAAGGTGCTCGTATTGCAGGCTGTCTTCACATGACAATTCAAACGGCCGTTTTGATTGAAACATTGCAAGCCTTAGGTGCAGAAGTTACCTGGTCATCGTGCAACATTTTTTCAACCCAAGACCACGCTGCTGCAGCAATAGCTGCCGCAGGAATTCCGGTTTTTGCATGGAAAGGAATGAATGCCGAAGAATTTGACTGGTGCATTGAGCAAACCTTAACCGCTTTTAAAGACGGCCAACCATTAAACATGATTCTTGACGATGGTGGTGATTTAACCAACATGGTTTTGGACAAATATCCTGAGTTGGTACCTGCTATTAGAGGTATTTCGGAAGAAACAACCACGGGAGTTTTGAGACTTTATGAACGTATGAAAAAAGGTACGTTGCCATTGCCAGCAATCAATATCAACGACTCGGTTACCAAATCAAAATTCGACAACAAATATGGTTGTAAAGAATCAGCGGTTGACGCAATTCGTCGTGCAACGGATATTATGATGGCCGGAAAAGTGGCTGTTGTGGCCGGCTACGGCGATGTGGGTAAAGGTACTGCTCAATCTCTTAGAGGTGCCGGAGCACGTGTTATTGTAACTGAAATTGACCCAATTTGTGCATTGCAAGCAGCTATGGACGGATTTGAAGTTAAGAAAATGGAAAACGCCATTCCTCGTGCCAATATCGTTGTTACCGCTACCGGAAATAAAGATATTATCACAGAAGCACATTTCCGTGCGATGAACGATAAAACGATTGTATGCAACATTGGCCATTTCGACAACGAAATAGACATGGCTTGGCTTGACAAAACTTTTGGAAACACCAAATACGAGGTAAAACCGCAGGTAGATGTTTACAACGTGGCCGGAAAAGAAATCATCGTTTTGGCTGAAGGCCGATTGGTAAACTTGGGTTGTGCTACTGGTCACCCATCGTTTGTAATGTCGAACAGTTTTACCAACCAAACCCTTGCTCAACTCGAGTTGTGGCAAAATGCCGAAAACTACGAAAACGCAGTTTACACGTTACCAAAGCATTTGGATGAAAAAGTTGCCCAATTGCACCTTGCCAAAATTGGCGTAGAATTAGAAACCCTTTCAGTTGAACAAGCCGAATACATTGGCGTAAACATCGAAGGTCCGTTCAAATCGGATATGTACAGATACTAA
- the lon gene encoding endopeptidase La: MFDKSQNILQLETDSEIDNPGFITLMSQDEENEMNKETLPEQLPLLPLKNTTLFPGVVFPITLGRDKSIKLIKDAYKSSKIIGVVSQRSSEIENPQQADLYEIGTLAQIVKMIRMPDGNTMAIIQGKRKFRIDDIVSEEPYFIAKVSAVVDKKVKADKNFKALLDSVKDMAIRIVELSPNIPTEANFALKNIDSPNFLINFIASNLNVGIEEKQAILEMDNLASKAERVLELLTKELQMLELKSQIQSKVKVDLDKQQREYFLHQQIRAIQEELGQESPDQEVESMRGRGLKKKWPDHVAKAFNKELDKLLRTNPAAPDYSVGLNYAELLLELPWNEFSKDNFDLAKAKKVLDSDHFGLEKVKDRILEYLAVLKLKGDMKSPILCLYGPPGVGKTSLGHSIAKAVGRKYVRVSLGGLHDEAELRGHRKTYIGAMPGRIIQSLKKAETSNPIFVLDEIDKIGNDFRGDPSSALLEILDPEQNNSFHDNYVDLDYDLSKIMFIATANRLDTIQPALLDRMEIIEINGYTLEEKIEIAKKYLVPKQRKEHGLKNSQFKISDKVLAKVVDEYTRESGVRGLEKKIASLARYRAKQVVANEVADAKVSAEDVLKILGNQRVEKEQYQDNETAGVVTGLAWTSVGGEILYVESNMTHGKGKLTLTGQLGDVMKESAISALSYLKANCEYLDMDYRLFDEYDFHIHFPAGAIPKDGPSAGITILTSLASILTQRKIKSHLAMTGEITLRGKVLPVGGIKEKILAAKRAGIKEIILSDMNKKDIDDIPAHYLEGLKFHFVKNMLGVLDLALTNEKVKNAKVWRVEELAASGA; this comes from the coding sequence ATGTTTGATAAATCGCAGAATATACTACAGTTGGAAACCGATTCGGAAATAGATAATCCGGGCTTTATAACCCTGATGTCGCAAGACGAAGAAAATGAAATGAATAAGGAAACCTTGCCAGAGCAACTTCCTTTGTTACCATTAAAAAACACAACCTTATTTCCAGGTGTGGTTTTTCCTATTACCTTGGGCAGAGATAAGTCAATAAAACTGATAAAAGATGCCTATAAATCATCAAAAATAATTGGTGTCGTTTCGCAAAGAAGTAGCGAAATAGAAAATCCACAACAGGCTGATTTATACGAAATTGGCACATTGGCTCAGATCGTAAAAATGATTCGAATGCCTGATGGAAATACCATGGCAATCATTCAAGGAAAACGAAAATTTAGAATAGACGATATTGTTTCTGAAGAACCCTATTTTATTGCTAAAGTGAGTGCGGTTGTTGACAAAAAAGTAAAAGCCGACAAAAATTTTAAGGCACTTTTAGATTCGGTAAAGGATATGGCTATTCGCATCGTCGAATTGTCGCCAAACATTCCTACCGAGGCCAATTTTGCATTAAAAAATATCGATAGCCCCAATTTTTTAATCAATTTTATTGCATCAAACCTTAATGTTGGAATTGAAGAAAAACAGGCCATTTTAGAAATGGACAATTTGGCTTCAAAAGCCGAGCGGGTGCTGGAGTTGCTCACAAAGGAATTACAAATGCTGGAGCTGAAATCGCAAATTCAGTCGAAGGTAAAAGTAGATTTAGACAAACAGCAACGAGAGTATTTTTTGCATCAACAAATAAGAGCTATACAAGAAGAATTGGGTCAAGAAAGCCCCGACCAAGAAGTGGAAAGTATGCGTGGCCGAGGGTTGAAGAAAAAATGGCCAGACCATGTGGCTAAAGCCTTCAACAAAGAACTCGATAAATTGCTAAGAACCAATCCAGCCGCTCCAGATTATTCGGTTGGTTTAAATTATGCCGAATTGCTGCTTGAACTTCCGTGGAACGAATTTTCGAAAGATAATTTTGATCTTGCCAAAGCCAAAAAAGTGTTGGATAGCGACCACTTTGGTCTTGAGAAAGTCAAAGACCGCATATTGGAATATCTGGCTGTTTTGAAGCTAAAAGGTGATATGAAAAGCCCTATTTTGTGTCTTTATGGCCCTCCAGGTGTTGGTAAAACCTCTTTAGGACACAGCATTGCAAAGGCCGTTGGCCGCAAATATGTGCGTGTATCGTTGGGTGGTTTGCACGACGAAGCAGAGCTAAGAGGCCACCGAAAAACGTACATTGGTGCCATGCCAGGGCGTATTATTCAATCGTTAAAAAAGGCGGAGACATCAAACCCCATTTTTGTATTAGATGAAATTGACAAAATTGGAAATGATTTTCGTGGAGACCCATCATCGGCGTTGTTAGAAATTTTAGACCCGGAGCAAAACAACAGCTTCCACGACAACTACGTGGATTTGGATTATGACCTTTCCAAAATCATGTTTATTGCCACAGCTAATAGATTGGATACTATTCAGCCCGCCTTGTTGGATAGAATGGAGATTATCGAAATTAACGGCTACACGCTCGAGGAAAAAATAGAAATTGCTAAAAAATACCTTGTTCCGAAACAACGAAAAGAACATGGGTTAAAAAACAGCCAATTTAAAATTTCGGATAAGGTATTGGCCAAAGTTGTGGACGAATACACCCGAGAAAGCGGTGTTCGTGGTTTAGAGAAAAAAATAGCCTCATTGGCCAGATACAGGGCAAAACAGGTAGTGGCCAATGAGGTGGCAGATGCCAAAGTTTCGGCAGAAGATGTATTAAAAATTCTTGGAAACCAACGAGTAGAAAAGGAACAATATCAAGACAACGAAACTGCGGGAGTGGTTACAGGATTGGCCTGGACATCAGTGGGAGGCGAGATTTTGTATGTAGAAAGCAACATGACACACGGCAAAGGCAAGTTGACACTGACAGGGCAATTGGGCGACGTTATGAAAGAGTCGGCCATTTCAGCATTGTCATACCTCAAAGCCAATTGCGAATATTTGGATATGGATTATCGCTTGTTTGACGAATACGATTTTCATATACACTTTCCGGCAGGAGCCATACCAAAAGACGGTCCATCGGCGGGAATAACCATTTTGACATCGCTTGCCAGCATCCTCACCCAGCGAAAAATAAAATCGCATTTGGCCATGACCGGCGAAATAACTTTGCGTGGCAAGGTGCTTCCGGTGGGCGGCATCAAAGAAAAGATTTTGGCCGCTAAAAGAGCAGGTATCAAAGAGATTATCTTGTCGGATATGAATAAAAAGGATATTGACGACATTCCGGCTCACTACTTAGAAGGACTGAAATTTCATTTTGTGAAGAATATGCTTGGCGTGCTCGATTTGGCTTTAACTAACGAAAAGGTTAAAAACGCAAAAGTTTGGCGAGTGGAGGAGTTGGCTGCTAGTGGGGCTTAA
- a CDS encoding T9SS type A sorting domain-containing protein — MMFGLTRTFASNCTISSPTTASATMCNNIGTGDTIFITSTLTLNASYTTLASIQNVVIIVNGGTIDWAAAATFQIGTGGKLQIINGGTLTNSGGCNANYKFLIGSIVGSCSNSGDYLFSAIVANGGFDENGPLPVEIVYFNAKNLETDKVLLSWSTASETNNSHFEIFASSDAQNYTYLGRVEGHGNSTQTINYDEVVKVSNNECYFKLVQVDFDGNSESFLAKGGCKADVLPSDQVNVRILTSNAVLIENNSDQEKLKVTIVNIYGQTIVSQLAEGVNTLIDLSNFDRGFYLVSIDENEPIKILVH; from the coding sequence GAACATTTGCTTCAAATTGTACAATAAGTTCTCCAACCACTGCCTCTGCCACCATGTGTAATAACATTGGTACCGGAGATACCATTTTTATTACTTCTACATTAACACTAAATGCCAGCTATACAACCTTGGCCAGTATTCAAAATGTAGTTATTATAGTAAATGGTGGTACAATTGATTGGGCAGCGGCAGCAACATTTCAAATCGGGACAGGAGGAAAACTTCAGATTATTAACGGGGGTACGTTAACCAATTCGGGTGGATGCAATGCCAACTACAAATTTCTTATTGGAAGCATAGTTGGATCATGCAGCAATAGTGGTGATTATTTATTCTCCGCCATTGTTGCCAACGGAGGTTTTGACGAAAACGGCCCACTTCCAGTTGAAATTGTTTATTTTAATGCCAAAAACCTTGAAACAGATAAAGTGCTTTTATCGTGGAGTACTGCCAGTGAGACTAACAATAGCCACTTTGAGATTTTTGCTTCATCAGACGCACAGAATTACACCTATTTAGGTCGAGTAGAAGGACACGGAAATTCAACCCAAACCATCAATTATGATGAGGTGGTTAAAGTAAGTAACAACGAATGTTATTTTAAACTTGTGCAGGTTGATTTTGATGGAAATTCAGAATCTTTTTTGGCCAAAGGTGGTTGTAAAGCGGATGTTTTACCATCGGATCAAGTGAATGTTAGAATTTTGACATCAAACGCAGTTTTGATAGAGAATAATTCCGACCAAGAAAAACTAAAGGTAACCATTGTCAATATTTATGGGCAAACCATTGTATCGCAATTGGCAGAAGGTGTCAATACATTAATTGACCTATCAAATTTTGATAGAGGCTTCTATTTGGTATCGATTGACGAAAATGAACCCATCAAAATATTGGTTCATTAA
- the rsmD gene encoding 16S rRNA (guanine(966)-N(2))-methyltransferase RsmD — MRIISGKYKGLTIPMPKGGDIRPTTDRAKESLFNILQNRFEMTNCEVLDLFSGSGNMAFEFASQDCQLVISVEKNRKITLQNIAFSMSKDIDVQFITMNVFSFLKQSKDTFDIIFADPPYHLEKMSELPKLIFRQKLLKKGGLLVIEHHSSFKWNETIPSEQRVYGQSVFSFFEFTEENK, encoded by the coding sequence ATGCGTATAATTTCGGGTAAATACAAAGGTTTGACCATACCAATGCCCAAAGGCGGAGATATAAGGCCAACTACCGACAGGGCAAAAGAATCGCTTTTTAATATTCTCCAAAATCGGTTTGAGATGACGAATTGTGAAGTGCTTGATTTATTTAGCGGCAGCGGAAATATGGCTTTTGAATTTGCCTCCCAAGACTGCCAATTGGTTATTTCTGTGGAAAAAAATCGAAAAATTACACTTCAAAACATTGCATTTTCCATGAGCAAAGATATTGACGTTCAATTCATTACCATGAATGTTTTCAGCTTTTTAAAACAATCAAAAGATACGTTCGACATCATTTTTGCCGACCCACCTTATCATTTGGAAAAAATGTCCGAATTGCCAAAACTCATTTTTCGTCAAAAACTATTAAAAAAAGGTGGATTGTTAGTTATAGAACACCATTCGAGTTTTAAATGGAATGAAACCATTCCTTCCGAACAAAGAGTTTACGGACAATCGGTTTTTAGCTTTTTTGAGTTTACCGAAGAAAATAAATAA
- a CDS encoding BrxA/BrxB family bacilliredoxin, with product MYPEELVRPMRAELTKNGFIELKTADEVKDAMKAAKGTALVVVNSVCGCAAGTARPGVLLSLTGDKKPANLLTVFAGQDAEATQTARNFMLPFPPSSPCVALFKDGELVHMVERHHIEGRSAEMIAMNLKAAYDEFC from the coding sequence ATGTATCCAGAAGAGTTGGTAAGACCCATGAGAGCCGAGTTGACAAAAAATGGCTTTATAGAATTGAAAACCGCAGACGAAGTGAAAGATGCCATGAAAGCTGCTAAAGGCACGGCCTTGGTGGTGGTTAATTCTGTGTGCGGATGTGCGGCAGGAACAGCAAGGCCCGGTGTTTTACTTTCGCTTACAGGTGATAAAAAACCAGCTAATTTGCTTACCGTTTTTGCAGGACAAGATGCAGAAGCCACCCAAACTGCTCGAAATTTTATGTTGCCTTTTCCTCCATCATCGCCATGCGTTGCTTTATTTAAAGATGGTGAATTGGTGCACATGGTAGAGCGTCATCACATCGAGGGTCGCAGTGCCGAAATGATTGCCATGAATTTAAAAGCTGCATACGACGAGTTTTGTTAG
- a CDS encoding DUF3822 family protein — MAENYNHSISNSLFLVQQLDELGYMVADKAGNVLTHGLIAAVDDEMLRANLDSRFPLNQIYSKVNLIFSGNNFACVPPIFSTNGQKKQIFETSHSLKQDESLLESSLNAEITILFSVQTKLLDAFKKQYPTLEYHHETMPFFSFTISHSTQSETAIYAKQDGENLLLLVLKDKTVLLLNQYQCGTVDDAFYFIMFTVEQLDLDNENLHLHWFENAAFSSSDTIESTFKNYIQYISIIKSNDLPHNVRMALQCV, encoded by the coding sequence GTGGCAGAAAACTACAATCATTCCATAAGTAACTCTCTTTTTTTAGTTCAACAACTCGATGAGTTGGGGTATATGGTGGCCGACAAGGCCGGAAATGTTTTAACTCATGGACTAATTGCGGCGGTAGATGACGAGATGCTCCGTGCCAATCTTGATTCCCGATTTCCTTTAAATCAAATTTATAGCAAGGTAAACCTTATTTTTTCCGGAAATAATTTTGCTTGCGTTCCCCCTATTTTTTCAACCAACGGTCAAAAAAAGCAGATTTTTGAAACTTCCCATTCGCTAAAACAAGACGAATCTCTTTTAGAATCGAGCCTAAATGCCGAAATAACAATTCTATTTTCTGTACAAACCAAGTTGCTCGATGCCTTTAAAAAGCAGTATCCCACGCTGGAATACCACCATGAAACCATGCCCTTTTTCTCCTTTACCATTAGCCATTCCACCCAATCAGAAACAGCCATTTATGCAAAACAAGATGGTGAAAATCTTTTGTTGTTGGTGTTAAAAGATAAAACCGTTTTGCTTCTAAACCAGTATCAATGCGGTACTGTTGATGATGCCTTCTATTTTATCATGTTTACCGTAGAGCAACTTGATTTAGACAATGAAAACCTGCATTTACATTGGTTTGAAAATGCCGCTTTTTCATCTTCCGATACTATTGAATCTACCTTTAAAAACTACATTCAGTATATTTCCATTATTAAATCGAACGACTTGCCCCACAACGTTCGGATGGCTCTACAATGCGTATAA